Below is a window of Demequina muriae DNA.
GCTCGCGCGGCAACGACATCGCGCCGCGGAATGGCTCCGTGGGCACTTCGCGGGCGTACTGCCAGTTGGACATCCACCCGAGCATGAGGCGGCGACCGTCGGGCGCATCCGCGAACGTCACCCCGGCGTAGAAGTCGCGGCCCAGGTCAAGCAGCCGCCACTGCTCCCCCGGCGCCGGCACGAATCGGTGCCCGTCGAAGTCGCCCAGGAACCACCGCATCCGCGAGCCCTGAGTGTTGGCGGGGTCGTGGCTGTGCGTCGACAGCAGCATTACCCAACGCTCCTCGCCGTCGAGCGGCAGCGAGATGAGGTCGGGGCACTCCCAGAGCTCGTCGAGCGGCATGGGGACGTCGAACTTGCTCTCCCACGTCCAGTCGCGCAGGTTCTCGGACGAGTAGATGAGGACCTCGTGGGCGACGGCCTCGACCGCGACCATGATCCAGCGCGCGGGGCCGTCCCCTCCCGAGTAGCGGAACACCTTGGGGTCGCGGAACTCGCGCGAGCCGCGGTCCAGCACGGGGTTGCCGGCGTATCGCTCCCACGTCATGCCCCGGTCGCGGCTGACCGCGAGCGCCTGCGCCTGCAGTCTGTCGGTCGTGGCGGCCGTGTAGATCGCGACGACGGGGTCGGTCACGCCGTCTCCGAGCCCCGACGTATTGCCGTGGTCGATCACCGCCGAACCCGAGTACACCTGCTCGTTGTCCGTGAACGGGATCGCGACGTCGAGCTCGCGCCACGTGAGCAGATCCTCGCTCACCGCGTGGCCCCAGCTCATGTTGCCCCAGCCCGCCCCACCGGGGTTGTACTGGAAGAACGCGTGGAACACGCCGTCGACGTGGACCAGCCCGTTGGGGTCGTTCATCCAGTTGCGCTCGGGAGTGAGGTGCCACACGGGACGCGGCGACGGAGGGCCGATGCGGTCGCCGGGTGAGTCGAGTTCGGGTGCGTCAGTCGTCGGTGATTCCACCGTCACGACCCTATTTCACGGCGGACGATGCGCGTGCACAGGGCCGGTGGTTCGGAGGTTGTCCACAGTTTCGCCGACTGTGCCGCAGTCGCTCCCACTACGTCACTAGCGTCGCGGCCATGAACCTCCGGCATCGACAGTCCATGATCGCGGTCGTGCTCGCCGCGGCAACACTGACGGCGAGCTCGTGCTCGCTGACGCCTGATCCCGTCAGTGCTGGCTCGCCGTCACCCACCGCGACGAGCGCGACACCCACTCCGACATCGGCTCCGGCCCTCTCTGCGCTTACCTCCGGGGAGATCATCGAATCCTTGCCCCCACTGGCACGGACAGAGGACCTGCTCGGTGCCGCGGTATTCGCGCGGTTCTACCTCGACCTCAGCACGAGGATCTTCGAGTCGGATCGTGACGCAGTCCTCTTCGCGCACCTCAGCCATCCACAATGCGGGACCTGTGTCGAGTCGCTCGATACTTCGAATAGTGCGAGGCACACCGATGCCACCGTCGAGGGCGGCACCTACGCATGGGGAGACGTTTACGCGAATCCGATGGGCGGCCAGGACGACGACGGGCTCTGGTGGGTGGAGGAGAAGGTCGAACTCACCGATATGTACACCTACAGCCCGGAAGGCGTTGAACTCGACATGCAGCCGGGTGGACAGGCAATCGTCATCAGCGTCGTGGAGTTCGACGATGGCTACTGGCAAGTCCATGACGTCGCGGTTCGACTCGACGACGAGCAGCCATGACAGGACAGGGGCCCGAGGTGCATTCTCGCTATCCCCAGGTTCGCCCCGACCCTGTCGCTCAACGCGGTATGTCGGTAATGTCGCGCCCATGAACCGCGGGTGGGGACGGTCCAGGCTTGTGGTCGCGCTGGTCGCGGCCGTGCTCGTGGTGGGCGGATGCGCTGGCGACCCCGATCCAATCGTGACCGAGACGCCCACCGCGACACCGGCGCTGAGCGAGTCTCCGAGCCCCTCGCCAACCCCGTCGCCATCTGCGACGGCGCTCACCGAGGAAGATGTGATCGCGGCGCTCCCCGACGGCGCAATGACCGCAGACATCTGGGGTGCATTCGCGTATGCAAGCACTCTGGTCACCGAATCTCGGGCGATGGTGCTCGATGGAGATACGCGTCTCTTCGAGGCGATGTCAAGCGACACCTGCACCTTCTGCACGAGTGCGCTCGACTACGCACGATCTCTGGACTCCGCTAATGAGACGCTCACGGGCGGCCAGATCAAGGTCCAGGACGCTGATCCTCGTGGAGGGCTCCAAACCGACGGCACCTGGCAAGTGGAGTTCGACATTGTGGTCGACGCAGCAACTGTCCTGAATGACCAAGGTGCACCGGTCTTCGACGTACCTGAGTCAAGGCACACCGTTGCAGTACTTATGGACCATGACGGCGAAGCGTGGTCTGTGCGCGACGTGGGCTCGCAGGAGCTGTAGGCGATGAGGACGACGCGGCTCTTCGCACTGCTACTTCTTGTCGTCGCGTCGATTCATGTCTCTCCTGTTGCGGCGGCTCAAGAATGCCGGGGCAGCGACCGCCCCAACGAACACGAGTGGAACGCCAACACCTGCCAAGCGAATGTGGAGGTCGGCTACGGCGGTGGTGGCACTGAGCCGCGTTTCGACACCACCCCAGTCTCGTCATCCGACACCCCTCAAGACCGCTACCAGCGGCGCGAGATGTGCAACGACTGGTTCGTGCTCCTAGAAGGCACGGCCCCCATCACCCGCCAGTGGCCGGGCGAGATCCCCGCCTGCACGGAGGCATACGAGACTCCGGAACTCGACTGCCCTGCGGCCTCAACAGTGATCCCACCCCTCTGGGTGTCGCGCGCCCTCGACGACGGCGGCTACGGCCCCTGGACCCAGATCACCGGCTACGAATGCGGCACCAGCCCCCTCCCCGCGGCCATCGCGAGCGCCTGGCGCGCCATGACCATCACCCCCACCAGCTACACCACCGAGCCCGCGACCGGCTGGGCCATCGCATCGATGGGCGTGATCCCGGTCGCGAGCGCCGAGCCGCAAACCAGCGCCGTCACCGTCCTCGGCACCCCGGTGCTGTTGCGCGCCACGCCCACGCGGTTCACCTGGACCACGTCGGACGGCGCCGAGCTGACGACCTCAGACACCAGCCGCGGCTACGACGCCGGAGGCGAGCCCCTCACCTTCGATCGACACGAGCACCGCTCCGCGCTCACGCTCGCCACCACGTGGACCGGGCACTACAGCCTCGACGGCGGCTCCACCTGGGCCGAGGCCCCGGGAACCGCGACCACCACCTCCGACTCGACCTCGATCCACATCTTCAACCCCCGCGTGCAGCTGGTCGACTGCGACACGAGCGGCGACTGCGCGACCGGAACCGGACCGGCCCGGGCGGCCCCAACTCTCACGGACCCCGACGCCGACGGCATCGAGAACCACCTGATCCCCGACCACGCCATCGACGCCTATCTCGACGCCCGCGCAGACGGGCGGAGCTGGACCTCCAGCGAACGCAGCGCAGCCTCCGAATAGCAACGATCAGGTCACGGTTCGCGTGTGAGCCCTCACAACGTCACACCATCACCCGCAGTGCTGACACGATGGCGGTCAGTCACGCGGCCTCGAGTCGCGTGCAGGACTGCGGGGGTCGTGTCAACGGCGATGCGACCTCCGCACTCCTTACTGTCGCGATGCCCGTCGCATCGGCAATCCGCCCGCGCACCGACGCCCGCCACACCCCGCGAACCCCGCGCATCGGCGCTATTCTGAACCTCGCAGGCGACCCGTCTCGCCTGACCTCCGATGCGGCACTCGCGCTGCCGCAGACCGGCCCGCCGGTGGAGGCAAAGGGGACCTGAGAGTGCTCGACGCGGACGAACTGCCGTGTCAGATGCGCGGCCCGGCCGGCGCGAGCGACGGGGAACGCGCTTGACCCACGGGAGTTCCCATGACCACTCAAGAGTCCTTCAAGAAGCGCATCCGCACCCGCATGGCGAAGACCGGCGAGAAGTACTCCGCCGCACGCCGCGCCCTCCTCCCCCAGCCCAGCAGCGCCGATGCGCCAGCCGGCTGGGTCTCGCAGCCCGAGTCCACCGACGCACAGGTACACAAGGCCACCGGCCGCGTCTGGGACGAGTGGGTCGCCCTCATCGACGCCGGCCCAGGCCGCGACGCCACCCACACCGACATCGCGGCCTGGCTGATGGCAACCACGGAGATCGGCGGCTGGTGGGCACAAGGCGTGACGGTGGGCTACGAGCGCATCACCGGCAAGCGCCTGCCCGGTCAGATGCCCGACGGCACGTTCACCATCTCCCGCTCGCGCACCATCGCCGCCACGCCCGATGCGCTCAAAGCCCTGATCGAGGACGATGAGTCGCGCGCGGCGCTGCTTCCCGACGTGGTCGCGACCCGCACGTCCAAGGCAGGGGTCAAGTCGCCCCGCTATGCGTTGACGGACGCCAAGGACGGTGCCGCGCTGGGGTCGGTGCTGTTCAACTTTGACTCGGCCCCGGCGGGAACGCGGTTCACCGTCAGCCACGAGAAGATCGCGGAGCCGACCGCCACCGAGCCATGGAAGGAGTTCTGGGCCGACTGGCTCACCGCGCTCGAGAGCGCTGAGCCTCCTGCGTAGTCGTCACGCCCACCATCTCGCCTGCGGCGCGCCCTGCGTAGCAATCATGGCCGCAAATCATGGCCGCAGCCGTCAGCTCTCGGGCAAGTCGCGGGCCCTGCGCCGCACGCGCACGTACTCGATCAGGATGCGCATCGCCGCGCCCGCGATGATCCACAGGCCCAGGACGATCATCGCGTTCGAGACGGGCATGTCGAAGGCCAGGACGAGCACCACGGCGACGATCGCACCGCTGCCGGCATTGATCAGGGTCGCTCGATTCTGTCGGTTCATCGATCCACCGTAGGCGACGGCGCAACCCTGAGGTCCGCCCGATGCGCGGAGGCGGCGATGAGCTCGGCGTTGCGCTGGTCGCTGCCCAGGGCGTGCGCCCGCGCGGCTTCGGGTGTGCGGCCGAACGCCACGTGCCGCGCGATCAGCCGCTCGAGGCGGGCGGCCTCGTCGATCTCCACGAACCACGACTCTGCGAGCAGGCCAGCAACCTGGTCCCACGGAGGCGAGTCCAGCAGCAGGTAGTTCCCCTCGACGATCACCAGCGGCACGTCGCGCGGCACCGGGATCGCACCGGCGACCCCGTTCCTGAGGTCCCGGCGGTACTCGGGCGCGTAGACCACGTCCTCGTCGCGCGCGACGATCCGGCGCAGCAGCGCCACGAACCCCGCGGCGTCGAATGTGTCCGGCGCACCCTTGCGCGAGACCCGGTCCAAGCGCTCGAGCTCGGTGTGCGCGAGGTGGAACCCGTCCATGGGGACCACCACCGCATCGGCCGCACCGACGCCAGCCGCCACCGCATCAGCAAGCGTGGACTTGCCCGATCCGGGCGCGCCCACGATACCGAGCACGACCCGGCCGCCGCCCGCATTGGCCACCAGGGAGCGCGCCCTCGCGACCAGCGGCTCGACCGACGTCACACGCCCTCGACCGCGTCGGGGAACAGCCGCGCCGCCACCGCGCCGATGACCGGCCACGCGCCCTCGGACGTGTTGCCGAACACCGTCGCGGTCACGCGGGTCTCCGGGTCGAACGTCGAACGGAATGACACCCCCGCGTCGTAGCCCTCGATGATCCACTGCGGCCCTGTCGGGTGCCGCCAGAACCCCATCCCGTACCGCATGCCCTCGTCGGGCACGTCGTGGCGGGCGCGCATCATCTCGGCTGCGAAGTCCAGGCTGACGATGCGCCCGTCCGCGAACGCCCGCCAGAACCGGTCCAGGTCCGCCGCGCTCGTCACGGCCCCGCCGTCGCCGCCCCCGCGTACCGGCAGGTGCAGCACGTTGGTCCAGTCCCCGGTCTCCTCGAGATACCCGAGAGAGACGTCTCCGGGCCACCGGTCGGAGCGCTCGTACGCCGTCTCCTTTAGGCCGGCCCGCGCGAACACCTCCCGCGCCACCACCTCCTGGAACGCCTCGCCGGACGCACGCTCGATGATGAGCGCCGCGACCATGAAGCCACCGTTGTTGTAGCGGAACGTCTCCCCCGGCACCTCCTGCTGCGCGTGGCCCTCGAGTTCGGGCAGGAAGTCTTCGGCGGTCACCAGCGTGTGCACCGGGCGCGTGAGGACGTACTCGGAGATATCGGCGTCCCCGCTCTCGTCGAGGTAGTCGCCGATGCCCGAGGTGTGGGTCAGCAGTTCCTCCAGCGTGACGCTCTCGTCGACCAGCGGCAGGTCGTCGCCGAGCCACCGTCGCACGGGCGCCTCGAGCGACAGCGTGCCGCTCTCGACCAGCCGCACGGCCGCGAGCGCAGTGAAGGCCTTGGACCCGCTGGCGATCCCGAACCGGGTCAGCGGGGTCACGGGGACCTGGTGCGCGCGGTGCGCGTATCCGTACGGGCGAGCCAGCATCTGCTCGCCGTCCCGATGCACCGATACGAGTCCGCTGAAGTCGTCCTCGCGCGCGGCGACGTCGATCGCCTCGGCGAGCTCAGGGTCATCGATTCTCATGCTTCTGACGCTACCGCCACGACCCGGCCCGCGCATCGGCCGTACGCTTGACACCGTGCCCTCCCCAGCATCGGCCGGGCTGCCCGGCGTGACCGACGTCCCCCGCGAGCAGACGCTCATCCTGTGGATCGCCATCATGGCGAGCTTCGTGAGCTTCCTCGACGGCACGGTGGTGACCGTCGCGCTGCCCGCGATCGTCGACGAGCTGGGCGGCGGCATCACCACGCAGCAGTGGACCGTCGACGCCTACCTCATCACCCTGGGCGCGTTCATCCTGGTCGCTGGGTCGATCTCCGACACGTACGGCCGCATCCGCGTCATTCGCTGGGGCCTGATCGCGTTCGGCGTCACGTCCGTGCTGATCGCCGTCGCGCCCAGCGCGCCATTCCTGATCATCGCGCGGCTGCTGCAGGGCGTCGCCGGCGCGATGCTGGTGCCGAGCTCGCTCGCGCTCATCACCTCGAACTTCCGCGGCGCGGCGCAGGCGAAGGCCATCGGCACCTGGACGGGTGCGACCGCCGGCGCCATGATCGCGGGCCCCATCATCGGCGGGCTGTTCGTGGACCTCGCGTCGTGGCGGCTGGTGTTCCTCATCAACGTCCTGCCCATCGCGGCGTGCCTGTGGCTGCTCACCCGCCTCCAGCAGCGCGACGCCCGCCTGCCCGATGCGCACATCGACTACCTGGGCGCCCTCCTGTGCGTCCCGGGCCTGGGCGGCATCGTGTTCGCACTCATCGAGGAGCCGAACCTGGGGTGGGGCGACCCGCTCGTGTGGGTGCCCGCGGTAGTCGGCACGCTCGCCTCAGCGGGGTTCCTGTGGCGACAGGCGACGGCCAGGCAGCCGATGCTCCCGCTGAGCATGTTCCGCGTGCGCAACTTCGCGTGGGGGAACCTCTCCACCTGGATGATCTACGGTGCGCTGTCGCTGAGCGGCTTCGTCATCGTGGTCTATCTGCAGGAGCAGGCGGGGCTCTCGGCGACGCTGGCGGGCCTCGCGTCGCTGCCGATCACGCTCATCATGATCGCGCTGTCCTCGCGTGCGGGCGCGTGGGCCGGGAGGTTCGGTCCGCGCCTGTTCATGACGGCCGGTCCACTCGGCATGGCGGTGGGGTCGCTGATGATGCTCGCGGTCGGCGACGACTTCAACTACTGGTGGCAGATGCTGCCGGGCATCGTGGTGTTCGGCCTGGGCCTGACCCTGACCGTGTCGCCGCTCACCGCTGCGATCCTGGGTGCGATCGAACCATCCCGCGCGGGCATCGCGTCCGCGACCAACAACGCGATCTCGCGCATCGCGGGACTCATCGCCATCGCGGCGGTGGGCGCGATCGTGGGCGGCGCGCTGGACCTCGACGGGTTCCACCGCGCCATGTGGGCCACGGCGATCGCGATGACCGCGGGCGCGGCGATCTCGTGGCTCGGGATCCGCAACCCGGTGGCGCCCACCGACGTGGAGGAGCAGGCGGCGGCGCAGCCCGGCGAGCCAGGGCCGTAGGTCCTCTCCCACTCAGATAAGTCCCCCTAAGGTAAGCGGATGGCCACGATCTACGAGGTCGCCGCGCACGCCGAGGTGTCGCCAGCGACCGTGAGTCGCGTGATGAACGGCACAGCCGTCCGTCCCGAGCTCGAGACGCGCGTCCGCGAGGCCATCGCTCACCTCGAGTACCGGCCCAGCCGCCGAGCCCGCTCCCTGCGCACCAACCAGTCCGAGATGGTCGCGCTCGTCATCCCCGACATCGAGAACCCCTTCTTCACCGCCCTGGCCCGCGGCGCCGAGGGCGTGATGCGCCAGGCGGGCTACTCGCTGGTGCTGTGCAACACGGATGACAACCCCGACTACGAGGCCTCGTACGTCCAAGTGATCCAGGACGAGGGCATGCCGGGCGCGATCGTGGCGCCGTCCTCGACGGGCACGGCGTTCGTGCCCCTGCTCGACGAGGGCCGGCCGGTGGTCGCCGTCGACCGCCACATCGAGGACCCGCGAGCCGATGCGGTGATGGCGGACAACTTCGCCGGAGCGGCCGAGGCGACGGAGTGGCAGTTCGCCCAGGGCAGCAGCCGCGTCGCGTGCATCACTGGCCCCCCGCACGCTGAGACCGCCCGTGCTCGCGCGGAGGCATGGCGCGAGGTGTGCGAGCGCAACGGCGGAGCCCTCGACGAGTACCTGGTCTGGACCGACTTCCAGCCCGAGGGCGGGGCGGACGCGTTGGACTACCTCCTCGACCTGCCGATTCCGCCCAACGGCATCGTGGCCGCCAACAACCTCACCGCCGTGGGCATGCTCGCGGCGATGGTGCGGCGCGGCATCAACCCGGGCGAGATCACCGTGTCCGCCTGCGAGATGCTGCCGCGCTTCTCCCTCCCGCTCTCGAGCCTCCTCACCGTGCCGCTGCCCGCCCGCGAGATCGGCGCGCACGCGGCACGTCTGCTGCTCGCACGGATCGACGGCGACACCAGCCCCGCCAAGAACGTGGTGCTGGACTCCGACGGGAACGTCGTCTCGGCACCGCCTCACCCCGCGACCCCACCGGCCTCCTGACACACTGATCCCATGGACGTCGCGTTCCTGCCAGGCATCGCCTCCGGTGGCCCCGAGGCGTGGCGCCACCTGGTGCGCTACCTGGAGAGCGCCGTGCCGGACTTCGATGCAAAGCGCGCCCGCTTCCACGACTTCCGCGAGGCGAACGGCGGCTTCGCCGACCACGCCGACTGGGCAGTCGAGGGCGCCAGCGCGACCCGCCCGGTGCACGTCATCGCCCACAGCTTCGGCGGCAACGGGGCGCTCCTCGCGGCGCAGCACTACCCCGAGCGCATCGCCAGCCTCACGCTGTTCGAGCCGGCGGCTCTGGCTCTCACGCGCCACACTCCCGCGACCGAGGCCCACATCGCCCAAGTAGGCCCCATCTTCGCCTGCCGCGCCGACCTCGACTGCACCGACGCCGAGCTCGGGTACCGGCTGCTGACTGCGCTGGGCGGCCGCATGCACCGCGAGGATCCGCTGACGGACGCGGTGGGGCGCACGATGCGCCAGGCGGGCGCGCCGTGGGAGGCGCCCCTGGATCGCAAGTGGACCATGCACGTGCCCACCCTGGTCATCACGGGCGGCTGGGACGACATCTATGAGGACGTCGCCCGGCACCTGGAGAGCCGCGGCGCCACCCACCTCGTCGTGCCCGGCGCAGAGCACCGGCCGCAGGACCTGCCGCCCGCGCATCGGGCCACCGCCGCCCACATCATGAGCTGAGCCGAGCTGCGCGTCGCGCTTCGCACGCACCGCTGCGGGTGCATGGGCGTAGCCTGAGGCCATGAGCATGCCTTCGACCGCCATCCACGCGCCCAAGAGCCTGCTGCTCGCCTACATCCTGTGGTTCTTCCTGGGACTCTTCGGCGTGCAGCACTTCTACCTGGGCAAGATCGGGCGCGGCCTGCTCTACCTGCTCACTGCGGGCGTGTTCGGCGTGGGCTGGATCATCGACCTGTTCACCCTGCCGTCGCAGACGAGGGCGATCAACGCCCAGCGCGCGGTCGGCATCCGCTGAGATCATCGCGCAGGCGCTGAAGCCCGCCCCCGCATCGGCCGCCCGACAGCGCTGACGGTCAGAGGGGCTCGATGCCCCAGCCTGCCTTCTCCTCGGCGGTGTACAGCGCGGCCCAGCCCTCGTACTCGCCGCCGTGGGTGGTCGCGATGCCCTCAGCGACGTCGACGGTCTCCCGCAGGAAGTCGGGCACCAGCGGCTCGTCGCGGCCGTAGATGATGATGGACCACTCGTCGACGCCGTGGCTCGGCTCCACGAGCTCGCCGGGGAACCGACGCTCGCCGAGCTCCTTCGCGGCGGCACGCGCCTTGTCCTCGTCCTTGAACGTCACGGAGAACTCGCTGTCGCGC
It encodes the following:
- a CDS encoding glycoside hydrolase family 32 protein produces the protein MESPTTDAPELDSPGDRIGPPSPRPVWHLTPERNWMNDPNGLVHVDGVFHAFFQYNPGGAGWGNMSWGHAVSEDLLTWRELDVAIPFTDNEQVYSGSAVIDHGNTSGLGDGVTDPVVAIYTAATTDRLQAQALAVSRDRGMTWERYAGNPVLDRGSREFRDPKVFRYSGGDGPARWIMVAVEAVAHEVLIYSSENLRDWTWESKFDVPMPLDELWECPDLISLPLDGEERWVMLLSTHSHDPANTQGSRMRWFLGDFDGHRFVPAPGEQWRLLDLGRDFYAGVTFADAPDGRRLMLGWMSNWQYAREVPTEPFRGAMSLPRELSLRRADARAGSGGIDLVQTPVVPEGLEWRPVDVAAHEPAEVEVGVTGVLSVEADLAGGRTLALELCSGDEVLATVTLDGASRELVFDRPAPGGEGVHETFPSVRRMPLGGDGRLASVQIFLDAHLVEIFACDGAAVMSHQAFVGADGWRVRVAGDASAQVMVGATDTE
- a CDS encoding DUF6318 family protein; its protein translation is MTETPTATPALSESPSPSPTPSPSATALTEEDVIAALPDGAMTADIWGAFAYASTLVTESRAMVLDGDTRLFEAMSSDTCTFCTSALDYARSLDSANETLTGGQIKVQDADPRGGLQTDGTWQVEFDIVVDAATVLNDQGAPVFDVPESRHTVAVLMDHDGEAWSVRDVGSQEL
- a CDS encoding nucleoside/nucleotide kinase family protein is translated as MTSVEPLVARARSLVANAGGGRVVLGIVGAPGSGKSTLADAVAAGVGAADAVVVPMDGFHLAHTELERLDRVSRKGAPDTFDAAGFVALLRRIVARDEDVVYAPEYRRDLRNGVAGAIPVPRDVPLVIVEGNYLLLDSPPWDQVAGLLAESWFVEIDEAARLERLIARHVAFGRTPEAARAHALGSDQRNAELIAASAHRADLRVAPSPTVDR
- a CDS encoding serine hydrolase domain-containing protein; this encodes MRIDDPELAEAIDVAAREDDFSGLVSVHRDGEQMLARPYGYAHRAHQVPVTPLTRFGIASGSKAFTALAAVRLVESGTLSLEAPVRRWLGDDLPLVDESVTLEELLTHTSGIGDYLDESGDADISEYVLTRPVHTLVTAEDFLPELEGHAQQEVPGETFRYNNGGFMVAALIIERASGEAFQEVVAREVFARAGLKETAYERSDRWPGDVSLGYLEETGDWTNVLHLPVRGGGDGGAVTSAADLDRFWRAFADGRIVSLDFAAEMMRARHDVPDEGMRYGMGFWRHPTGPQWIIEGYDAGVSFRSTFDPETRVTATVFGNTSEGAWPVIGAVAARLFPDAVEGV
- a CDS encoding MFS transporter, producing MASFVSFLDGTVVTVALPAIVDELGGGITTQQWTVDAYLITLGAFILVAGSISDTYGRIRVIRWGLIAFGVTSVLIAVAPSAPFLIIARLLQGVAGAMLVPSSLALITSNFRGAAQAKAIGTWTGATAGAMIAGPIIGGLFVDLASWRLVFLINVLPIAACLWLLTRLQQRDARLPDAHIDYLGALLCVPGLGGIVFALIEEPNLGWGDPLVWVPAVVGTLASAGFLWRQATARQPMLPLSMFRVRNFAWGNLSTWMIYGALSLSGFVIVVYLQEQAGLSATLAGLASLPITLIMIALSSRAGAWAGRFGPRLFMTAGPLGMAVGSLMMLAVGDDFNYWWQMLPGIVVFGLGLTLTVSPLTAAILGAIEPSRAGIASATNNAISRIAGLIAIAAVGAIVGGALDLDGFHRAMWATAIAMTAGAAISWLGIRNPVAPTDVEEQAAAQPGEPGP
- a CDS encoding LacI family DNA-binding transcriptional regulator, which encodes MATIYEVAAHAEVSPATVSRVMNGTAVRPELETRVREAIAHLEYRPSRRARSLRTNQSEMVALVIPDIENPFFTALARGAEGVMRQAGYSLVLCNTDDNPDYEASYVQVIQDEGMPGAIVAPSSTGTAFVPLLDEGRPVVAVDRHIEDPRADAVMADNFAGAAEATEWQFAQGSSRVACITGPPHAETARARAEAWREVCERNGGALDEYLVWTDFQPEGGADALDYLLDLPIPPNGIVAANNLTAVGMLAAMVRRGINPGEITVSACEMLPRFSLPLSSLLTVPLPAREIGAHAARLLLARIDGDTSPAKNVVLDSDGNVVSAPPHPATPPAS
- a CDS encoding alpha/beta fold hydrolase, which produces MDVAFLPGIASGGPEAWRHLVRYLESAVPDFDAKRARFHDFREANGGFADHADWAVEGASATRPVHVIAHSFGGNGALLAAQHYPERIASLTLFEPAALALTRHTPATEAHIAQVGPIFACRADLDCTDAELGYRLLTALGGRMHREDPLTDAVGRTMRQAGAPWEAPLDRKWTMHVPTLVITGGWDDIYEDVARHLESRGATHLVVPGAEHRPQDLPPAHRATAAHIMS
- a CDS encoding TM2 domain-containing protein; translated protein: MSMPSTAIHAPKSLLLAYILWFFLGLFGVQHFYLGKIGRGLLYLLTAGVFGVGWIIDLFTLPSQTRAINAQRAVGIR
- a CDS encoding ribonuclease E inhibitor RraB, with translation MGFLSRFTGARKRVDPYGLYEDDSAQLQRFVDAGADVSAPRDSEFSVTFKDEDKARAAAKELGERRFPGELVEPSHGVDEWSIIIYGRDEPLVPDFLRETVDVAEGIATTHGGEYEGWAALYTAEEKAGWGIEPL